Proteins encoded together in one Impatiens glandulifera chromosome 1, dImpGla2.1, whole genome shotgun sequence window:
- the LOC124921031 gene encoding N-acylphosphatidylethanolamine synthase, whose product MGGRRRTMEWAAKADHLGGFPRKMIVMGAGVFAKAVANLLNTTTVHNADTLIRLVRSRPPSVPLLTVSNHMSTLDDPVMWGFKGFPTTDAKLARWVLTAEDICFRNSIYSYIFRLGKCIPITRGGGIYQEYMNEALERLSDGEWLHTFPEGKVCQEIAPIGRLKWGTASLIARAPVTPIVLPIIHSGFQEVMPEKFLFGRKRPPFPLPGKTINILIGEPIEFDIPKLTQIAISSSDLSLSSSSTDNGWPNRHGLNQAAQRHLYSAMSEIIQSAMEGLREVGKAFLNK is encoded by the exons ATGGGGGGGCGGCGGCGGACGATGGAATGGGCTGCCAAAGCCGACCACCTCGGAGGGTTTCCTCGGAAGATGATAGTTATGGGGGCCGGAGTCTTCGCGAAAGCGGTGGCCAATCTCCTTAATACCACAACGGTTCACAATGCCGACACCCTCATCCGCCTCGTCCGATCTCGACCACCTTCTGTTCCCCTCCTTACTGTTAGCAATCATATGTCCAC GTTGGATGATCCTGTAATGTGGGGATTCAAGGGTTTTCCTACCACGGATGCCAAATTGGCAAGATGGGTTCTAACTGCTGAAGATATATGCTTCAGGAATTCcatttattcttatattttccGTCTTG GGAAATGCATTCCAATAACAAGGGGTGGTGGAATTTATCAAGAATACATGAATGAAGCTCTTGAGCGCCTAAGTGATGGAGAGTGG TTGCATACTTTTCCTGAGGGGAAAGTATGTCAAGAAATTGCTCCAATTGGAAGATTAAAGTGGGGAACAGCTAGTCTCATTGCTCGAGCACCGGTTACCCCAATTGTGTTGCCCATTATCCATAGTGGATTTCAGGAG GTGATGCCAGAGAAGTTTTTATTTGGCAGAAAAAGACCACCATTTCCTTTGCCCGGGAAGACCATCAATATTCTAATAGGAGAACCCATAGAGTTTGATATCCCTAAGTTGACACAAATAGCTATTTCTTCTTCGGATTTATCTTTATCATCTTCGTCTACTGATAATGGATGGCCAAACCGCCATGGACTGAACCAGGCTGCTCAGAGACACCTCTACTCCGCCATGTCGGAGATCATCCAGAGTGCCATGGAGGGTCTCCGAGAAGTTGGGAAAGCATtccttaataaataa